In the genome of Dermacentor silvarum isolate Dsil-2018 chromosome 1, BIME_Dsil_1.4, whole genome shotgun sequence, one region contains:
- the LOC119456603 gene encoding serine--tRNA synthetase-like protein Slimp yields MAVGLVVNYRGCVRELMRLPGRRSSLPELCALPARALTDMRTSALYIRGKEARNRRALLLPYIEIDKIVNDLPALQKTLQLRNIGLDISPLGTKLPSLRIVKNELKRVQVEIVQLTRALADYWKASTEDQEHNSESELKTRLQTHYMTEREVKQSLYAKEEEVIPLILRLPNFVQPPSEVIKLECSEYGIRPTFPFHPASHVDIGSTDIILRHEPRLCYLKGAPALLHLQLCRFFSERLLSLDSTPMSGPDWVVDTVLEGCGTDPNNLDHTMAIENKEHSGGHQMHLVGSSALESFAAYLTRRQPKDVPLSFHTVGRRYIAKCDARLPGLFSLTQSTKVAAFVACRREELMPAFEKLLVAAKQWYQELELPFRLVLAEPPELGFIESLRVSIEVWSSAQNRYIPSGFLSLHDDFVSRRLIMVSGTKASDAEFLHTAYACIANVHALVACIMENTQTKEKAFTFPANLKDTYGSSFTSHG; encoded by the coding sequence ATGGCAGTAGGACTAGTCGTGAATTACCGGGGCTGTGTCCGGGAGCTTATGCGGCTGCCTGGCCGGCGGAGCTCCCTGCCAGAGTTGTGCGCATTGCCGGCAAGAGCTTTGACAGATATGCGGACGTCGGCACTGTACATTCGTGGTAAGGAAGCGCGAAACAGACGAGCGCTCCTCCTACCATACATTGAAATAGACAAAATAGTTAACGATCTTCCAGCACTGCAGAAGACTCTGCAGTTGAGGAACATCGGTTTGGACATATCTCCTTTGGGTACAAAACTGCCTTCTTTAAGGATTGTGAAGAATGAATTAAAAAGAGTCCAAGTGGAGATTGTACAGTTGACGCGAGCATTGGCAGACTACTGGAAGGCGAGTACTGAAGACCAGGAGCACAATAGTGAATCGGAACTCAAAACACGGCTTCAAACCCACTACATGACCGAGCGAGAAGTAAAGCAGTCTTTGTATGCAAAGGAGGAAGAAGTCATCCCCTTAATACTGCGGCTGCCCAACTTTGTCCAACCGCCAAGTGAGGTGATCAAGTTGGAGTGCTCGGAATACGGCATTCGACCCACATTTCCATTTCACCCAGCATCGCATGTCGATATTGGCAGCACTGACATCATCCTGCGGCATGAGCCTCGGCTGTGCTACTTAAAGGGTGCGCCGGCACTGCTTCATCTTCAGCTATGCAGGTTCTTTAGTGAACGTTTGCTGTCACTGGACAGCACACCAATGAGCGGACCAGACTGGGTCGTGGACACCGTGTTAGAGGGCTGTGGCACCGATCCAAACAACCTAGACCACACCATGGCCATTGAAAACAAGGAACACAGCGGAGGTCACCAGATGCACCTGGTTGGATCGTCAGCACTAGAGTCGTTTGCAGCCTACCTGACGAGGCGCCAGCCCAAAGACGTGCCATTGAGTTTCCACACAGTCGGCCGCCGTTACATAGCTAAGTGCGATGCACGCCTGCCTGGTCTCTTTTCGCTCACCCAATCTACGAAGGTGGCTGCTTTTGTGGCTTGCCGTCGCGAAGAGTTGATGCCTGCATTTGAGAAGCTGTTGGTAGCTGCCAAGCAGTGGTATCAAGAACTGGAACTGCCCTTTCGCCTTGTTCTTGCTGAGCCACCAGAGCTGGGCTTCATTGAAAGCCTACGCGTGTCCATTGAAGTTTGGTCGTCTGCACAAAACCGGTATATACCTAGTGGCTTCCTCAGCCTACACGATGACTTTGTGAGCAGAAGGCTCATTATGGTTTCTGGAACCAAAGCATCAGATGCAGAATTTTTACACACCGCCTATGCTTGCATTGCCAATGTGCATGCCTTAGTGGCATGCATTATGGAAAATACACAGACAAAGGAAAAGGCATTCACATTTCCAGCAAATCTCAAGGATACCTATGGAAGCTCATTTACTTCTCATGGCTGA